One region of Caldimonas thermodepolymerans genomic DNA includes:
- a CDS encoding fumarylacetoacetate hydrolase family protein, translating to MKLCWFDNHRLGVVVGDRVHDVSEAMRVLPAPTYPAGPKGDALVAHLDAVRAEIDRLLPHAAALPVSQVKLLSPVQAPTKIIGVPVNYLKHVEEAEADRATFTDRYRGGIEEQGLFLKATSALVGPGEGVRVRFPERSTHHEMELGVVIGRPAANVTREDALSYVAGYCIALDMVVRGPEDRSLRKSIDSYAVCGPWLVTADEIPDPQALDLSLAVNGEPRQRSNTAHMIMDIATQIAWASSFYTLWPGDIIMTGTCEGVGPVLPGDRMHCEIDRIGAMDVPVTAA from the coding sequence ATGAAGCTGTGCTGGTTCGACAACCACCGCCTCGGGGTCGTCGTCGGCGACCGGGTGCATGACGTCAGCGAGGCGATGCGCGTGCTGCCCGCGCCGACCTACCCGGCGGGACCGAAGGGCGACGCCCTCGTCGCCCACCTGGATGCCGTGCGTGCCGAGATCGACCGGCTGCTGCCGCACGCCGCGGCGCTGCCGGTGTCGCAGGTGAAGCTGCTCAGCCCCGTGCAGGCGCCGACCAAGATCATCGGCGTGCCGGTGAACTACCTCAAGCACGTCGAGGAAGCCGAGGCCGACCGCGCCACCTTCACCGACCGCTACCGCGGCGGCATCGAGGAGCAGGGCCTGTTCCTCAAGGCCACCAGCGCGCTGGTGGGCCCGGGCGAGGGCGTGCGGGTGCGCTTCCCGGAACGCTCGACGCACCACGAGATGGAGCTGGGCGTGGTGATCGGCCGCCCCGCGGCCAACGTCACGCGCGAGGACGCACTGTCGTACGTGGCCGGCTACTGCATCGCGCTGGACATGGTGGTGCGTGGCCCGGAGGACCGCTCGCTGCGCAAGTCCATCGACAGCTACGCGGTGTGCGGCCCGTGGCTGGTGACGGCCGACGAGATCCCGGACCCGCAGGCGCTGGACCTGAGCCTGGCGGTCAACGGCGAGCCGCGCCAGCGCTCCAACACCGCGCACATGATCATGGACATCGCGACGCAGATCGCCTGGGCCTCCAGCTTCTACACGCTGTGGCCGGGCGACATCATCATGACCGGCACTTGCGAGGGCGTCGGTCCGGTGCTGCCGGGCGACCGCATGCATTGCGAGATCGACCGCATCGGCGCGATGGACGTGCCCGTGACGGCGGCCTGA
- a CDS encoding ABC transporter substrate-binding protein, protein MAKLTLSVAIGNYDRCRPLLDGDVQIDGVNPVFMTLPPEEIFFRAFRGREFDICELSLSSSTVQTANGNFPYVGLPIFLSRAFRQTAVYVRTDRIKSPEDLRGKRIGLPEYQLTANVWVRQFLEDDYGIKPSDVTWVRGGISHAGRPEKIKLNLPADVRLEDAPEGETISSLLAKGEIDAFVAPRPPDVPPGTPNIGWLFPDPVAESMAYYRRTRIFPIMHILGVRRELAEQHPWLPGAICKAFERAKQQAYEHLADTSATKVLLPFFEVRMAEARALMGEDYWSYGIDANRHVLETFFRTHHSQGLSSRLVTPEDLFHPGTFEAFKL, encoded by the coding sequence ATGGCCAAGCTGACCCTGTCCGTGGCGATCGGCAACTACGACCGTTGCCGTCCGCTGCTCGACGGCGACGTGCAGATCGACGGGGTGAACCCCGTGTTCATGACGCTGCCGCCGGAGGAGATCTTCTTCCGCGCCTTCCGCGGCCGCGAGTTCGACATCTGCGAGCTGTCGCTGTCGAGCTCCACCGTGCAGACCGCCAACGGCAACTTCCCCTACGTCGGGCTGCCGATCTTCCTGTCGCGCGCGTTCCGCCAGACGGCCGTGTACGTGCGCACCGACCGCATCAAGTCCCCCGAGGACCTGCGCGGCAAGCGCATCGGCCTGCCCGAGTACCAGCTCACCGCCAACGTCTGGGTGCGCCAGTTCCTCGAGGACGACTACGGCATCAAGCCCTCGGACGTGACCTGGGTGCGCGGGGGCATCTCGCACGCCGGGCGTCCCGAGAAGATCAAGCTGAACCTGCCCGCGGACGTGCGCCTGGAAGACGCCCCCGAGGGCGAGACCATCTCCAGCCTGCTGGCCAAGGGCGAGATCGACGCGTTCGTCGCGCCGCGCCCGCCCGACGTGCCGCCGGGCACGCCCAACATCGGCTGGCTGTTCCCGGACCCGGTGGCCGAGTCGATGGCGTACTACCGGCGCACGCGCATCTTCCCGATCATGCACATCCTGGGGGTGCGCCGCGAGCTGGCCGAGCAGCACCCGTGGCTGCCCGGGGCGATCTGCAAGGCGTTCGAGCGTGCCAAGCAGCAGGCCTACGAGCACCTGGCCGACACCTCGGCCACCAAGGTGCTGCTGCCGTTCTTCGAGGTGCGCATGGCCGAGGCGCGTGCGCTCATGGGCGAGGACTACTGGTCCTACGGCATCGACGCCAACCGCCACGTGCTGGAGACCTTCTTCCGCACCCACCACAGCCAGGGCCTGTCCTCGCGACTGGTGACCCCGGAAGACCTGTTCCATCCCGGCACCTTCGAAGCCTTCAAGCTCTGA
- a CDS encoding phytanoyl-CoA dioxygenase family protein, producing the protein MTKNSLTPQQVQAYERDGYLYPLTAMSPERAASYLAKLDALQEQYGARAAEILRAKSHLVLTWVNELIRLEPVLDAVESLIGPNIYCWSTSFFMKKPRDPGFVAWHQDGPYSGTPEGAGDIVTAWIALTESNEANGCLKVVAGSHKTLYEHVYKEGTANLLSLSQEIAVEVDESQATKLVLAPGQFSFHHEKIVHGSAPNTSDNRRVGIAVRYMAPFQRKTPNTIDHATLVRGSDPYDTFIQDPVPRADMDPEAVAYLDSVLIKKFGSRYRRGVDAPAKN; encoded by the coding sequence GTGACCAAGAACTCCCTGACCCCGCAGCAGGTCCAGGCGTACGAGCGCGACGGCTACCTCTACCCGCTGACCGCGATGTCGCCGGAGCGGGCAGCTTCCTATCTCGCCAAGCTGGATGCGCTGCAGGAGCAGTATGGTGCCCGCGCGGCCGAGATCCTGCGAGCGAAATCCCACCTGGTGCTGACCTGGGTCAACGAACTGATCCGCCTGGAGCCGGTGCTCGATGCGGTCGAGAGCCTGATCGGCCCGAACATCTACTGCTGGTCCACGTCCTTCTTCATGAAGAAGCCGCGCGACCCGGGCTTCGTGGCCTGGCACCAGGACGGCCCGTACTCGGGCACGCCCGAGGGCGCCGGCGACATCGTCACCGCCTGGATCGCGCTGACCGAGAGCAACGAGGCCAACGGCTGCCTGAAGGTGGTCGCGGGCTCGCACAAGACGCTGTACGAGCACGTCTACAAGGAAGGCACGGCCAACCTGCTGTCGCTGAGCCAGGAAATCGCCGTCGAGGTCGACGAAAGCCAGGCCACCAAGCTGGTGCTGGCGCCGGGCCAGTTCTCGTTCCACCACGAGAAGATCGTGCACGGCTCGGCCCCCAACACGAGCGACAACCGCCGCGTGGGCATCGCGGTGCGCTACATGGCACCGTTCCAGCGCAAGACGCCCAACACCATCGACCACGCCACGCTGGTGCGCGGCAGCGACCCGTACGACACCTTCATCCAGGACCCGGTGCCGCGTGCCGACATGGATCCTGAAGCGGTGGCCTACCTCGACAGCGTGCTGATCAAGAAGTTCGGCAGCCGCTACCGTCGTGGCGTCGACGCGCCGGCGAAGAACTGA
- a CDS encoding cupin domain-containing protein, whose protein sequence is MSTNESRSSVWHAAHLAPLWESPNAHKPPPAPLPPHQWRWSELRPLIERAFQETSPAAVERRVLQLMSPQSQSLADEFTCGNVLAAIQCLLPGETARPHRHSMNALRFLLEGEGAVTLVDGKECPMHFGDLVLTPAWCWHEHRHDGQEPVMWLDVLDVPLHLYLGTVQFQPGPIAQKPQTMPDAAFCAPAIVPEEVLGRQDHSPLFRYPYADAVRALAQAPRSPDGARRVRYANPLTGGNAMAFLDTRLVQVDAGSPTLPSRTNANVVCCVTEGHGESRIGEHVVAWGPRDIFTIPQHQWVTHRSLDGDARLFMVSDGDVLRRLGLLTEETRTQSA, encoded by the coding sequence ATGAGCACGAACGAATCCCGCTCCAGCGTCTGGCATGCGGCGCACCTGGCGCCGCTGTGGGAAAGCCCGAACGCGCACAAGCCGCCGCCCGCGCCGCTGCCACCGCACCAGTGGCGCTGGAGCGAGCTGCGCCCGCTGATCGAGCGCGCCTTCCAGGAGACCTCCCCGGCGGCGGTCGAGCGCCGCGTGCTGCAGCTGATGAGCCCGCAGTCGCAGTCGCTGGCCGACGAGTTCACCTGCGGCAACGTGCTGGCCGCGATCCAGTGCCTGCTGCCCGGCGAGACCGCGCGGCCGCACCGCCATTCGATGAACGCGCTGCGCTTCCTGCTCGAGGGCGAGGGTGCGGTGACGCTGGTCGACGGCAAGGAATGCCCGATGCACTTCGGCGACCTGGTGCTCACGCCCGCCTGGTGCTGGCACGAACACCGCCACGACGGGCAGGAGCCGGTGATGTGGCTGGACGTGCTGGACGTGCCGCTGCACCTGTACCTGGGCACCGTGCAGTTCCAGCCCGGCCCGATTGCGCAGAAGCCGCAGACCATGCCCGACGCCGCGTTCTGCGCGCCGGCCATCGTGCCCGAGGAGGTGCTCGGCCGGCAGGACCACTCGCCGCTGTTCCGCTATCCCTACGCCGATGCGGTGCGTGCGCTCGCGCAGGCGCCGCGCTCGCCCGACGGCGCGCGCCGGGTGCGCTACGCCAACCCGCTGACCGGCGGCAACGCGATGGCCTTCCTCGACACCCGCCTGGTGCAGGTGGATGCCGGCAGCCCCACGCTGCCTTCGCGCACCAATGCCAACGTCGTGTGCTGCGTCACCGAAGGCCACGGCGAATCGCGCATCGGCGAGCACGTCGTGGCCTGGGGGCCGCGCGACATCTTCACGATCCCGCAGCACCAGTGGGTCACGCACCGCAGCCTGGACGGCGACGCCCGCCTGTTCATGGTGTCCGACGGCGACGTGCTGCGCCGCCTCGGCCTGCTGACCGAGGAGACCCGTACCCAGTCGGCCTGA
- a CDS encoding FAD-dependent oxidoreductase: MTTQEFSRLLSPIQIGGKQVRNRFMLTTHNPKMNDERYLAYLEERVKGGVGLVGIPILHETVSSINFINTGKVVPAYAGDGDGTPDPESEEGAAYFDETLIPRLRARADIVHRHGAYCFGQIANRGSIRLPDTFQPMVSPSGLADDHVRMASHELTTDEVRRIVKLFARSAERIKKAGLDGAEIHCTHGYLVEQFLSPATNRRTDRYGGSAENRMRFLLEIIDEIKTRCGDDFPIGVRISGYQDVEGGMTTEDIKAVVKRITNSLAYVNVTAGTIGALQKGVVTPYVASSFIPSGFNVPAASRIKEVCTVPLIVTGRINDPWQMEGIIANGHADMIGLTRALIADPHLPRKLAEGRAQEVRKCAGLNECHFPDRVSSCPVNPMAGRELDLKVQLIDKPKRVLIVGGGPAGLEAARIASARGHQVTLVEKSDQLGGTVATLARDPSRREMITLIDTLKREIREQGVEVLLNTEATPEFVAKHKPDATVLAIGSTPVIPDVPGVDTVPVFNALEILDNPAQLGRRVLVVGGLMDGQPPVLAALYLAEQGKEVTLLSENVGIGQGLEWSIQHFVLKRLLEKNVRLMPLTELIEAGRVPRLRNVFTKQVSEGEEIDSIVFACGSAPRSFPQIEGEVYRIGDCLAPRRLLHATLDGARIGVRL, translated from the coding sequence ATGACGACACAGGAATTCAGCCGACTCCTCAGCCCGATCCAGATCGGCGGCAAGCAGGTGCGCAACCGCTTCATGCTGACCACGCACAACCCGAAGATGAACGACGAGCGCTACCTCGCCTACCTGGAGGAGCGCGTCAAGGGCGGCGTCGGCCTGGTCGGCATCCCCATCCTCCACGAGACGGTCTCGAGCATCAACTTCATCAACACCGGCAAGGTGGTGCCCGCCTACGCGGGCGACGGCGACGGCACGCCCGATCCCGAGAGCGAGGAAGGCGCCGCGTACTTCGACGAGACGCTGATCCCGCGCCTGCGCGCGCGCGCCGACATCGTGCACCGGCACGGCGCGTACTGCTTCGGTCAGATCGCCAACCGCGGCTCGATCCGCCTGCCCGACACCTTCCAGCCGATGGTCTCGCCCTCGGGCCTCGCGGACGACCACGTGCGCATGGCCTCGCACGAGCTGACCACCGACGAGGTGCGCCGCATCGTCAAGCTGTTCGCGCGCTCGGCCGAGCGCATCAAGAAGGCCGGGCTGGACGGCGCCGAGATCCACTGCACGCACGGCTACCTGGTCGAGCAGTTCCTGTCGCCGGCGACCAACCGCCGCACCGACCGCTACGGCGGCAGCGCGGAAAACCGCATGCGCTTCCTGCTCGAGATCATCGACGAGATCAAGACCCGCTGCGGCGACGACTTCCCGATCGGCGTGCGCATCAGCGGCTACCAGGATGTCGAGGGCGGCATGACCACCGAGGACATCAAGGCGGTGGTCAAGCGCATCACGAACTCGCTGGCCTACGTCAACGTCACGGCCGGCACGATCGGCGCGCTGCAGAAGGGCGTGGTGACGCCGTACGTCGCCTCCAGCTTCATCCCCTCGGGCTTCAACGTGCCGGCGGCCTCGCGCATCAAGGAGGTCTGCACGGTGCCGCTGATCGTCACCGGCCGCATCAACGACCCGTGGCAGATGGAGGGCATCATCGCCAACGGCCATGCCGACATGATCGGCCTGACCCGCGCGCTGATCGCCGACCCGCACCTGCCGCGCAAGCTGGCCGAGGGCCGCGCGCAGGAGGTGCGCAAGTGCGCCGGCCTCAACGAGTGCCACTTCCCGGACCGCGTCTCGTCCTGCCCGGTCAACCCGATGGCCGGCCGCGAGCTGGACCTGAAGGTGCAGCTGATCGACAAGCCCAAGCGCGTGCTGATCGTCGGCGGCGGCCCCGCCGGGCTGGAGGCCGCGCGCATCGCCTCGGCCCGCGGCCACCAGGTCACGCTGGTCGAGAAGAGCGACCAGCTGGGCGGTACCGTCGCGACGCTGGCGCGCGACCCCTCGCGCCGCGAGATGATCACGCTGATCGACACGCTCAAGCGCGAGATCCGCGAGCAGGGCGTCGAGGTGCTGCTCAACACCGAGGCCACGCCCGAGTTCGTCGCGAAGCACAAGCCCGACGCCACGGTGCTGGCCATCGGATCGACCCCGGTGATCCCGGACGTGCCGGGCGTGGACACCGTGCCGGTGTTCAACGCGCTGGAGATCCTGGACAACCCGGCGCAGCTGGGCCGCCGCGTCCTGGTGGTCGGCGGGCTGATGGACGGCCAGCCGCCGGTGCTTGCCGCGCTGTACCTGGCCGAGCAGGGCAAGGAAGTGACGCTGCTGTCCGAGAACGTCGGCATCGGCCAGGGCCTGGAGTGGTCGATCCAGCACTTCGTGCTCAAGCGCCTGCTCGAGAAGAACGTGCGCCTGATGCCGCTGACCGAGCTGATCGAGGCCGGCCGCGTGCCGCGCCTGCGCAACGTGTTCACCAAACAGGTGAGCGAGGGCGAGGAGATCGACAGCATCGTGTTCGCCTGCGGCAGCGCGCCGCGCAGCTTCCCGCAGATCGAGGGCGAGGTCTACCGCATCGGCGACTGCCTCGCGCCGCGCCGCCTGCTGCACGCGACGCTCGACGGCGCGCGCATCGGCGTGCGGCTGTGA
- a CDS encoding SDR family NAD(P)-dependent oxidoreductase encodes MLNQLQFHGLGAVVTGAAAGLGRATAQTLAGLGAHVFAIDLDAAGLESLARELGEAACTAIAADVTREDEVQRIADQVAGSGVVLKSLVNNVGANFRSPAHELQLADWNKYLGLNLTSAFLVTRALLPRLLAAPRGGTIVNVSSARGLIGSPSTPSYSTTKAGLLGFTRQLAAEYGDRGLRVNAVCPGLVLTERIAARGIGPAEERLRERVLEGRFAEPHEIANAIAFLASDAASYITGVTLPIDGGYAAR; translated from the coding sequence GTGCTGAACCAGCTTCAATTCCATGGTCTGGGCGCCGTCGTGACCGGCGCCGCCGCCGGCCTCGGCCGAGCCACAGCGCAAACCCTGGCCGGGCTCGGAGCCCACGTGTTCGCGATCGACCTCGACGCTGCAGGGCTGGAGTCGCTGGCCCGCGAACTGGGCGAGGCCGCCTGCACCGCGATCGCCGCCGACGTCACGCGCGAGGACGAGGTGCAGCGCATCGCCGACCAGGTGGCCGGCAGCGGCGTGGTGCTCAAGTCGCTGGTCAACAACGTCGGCGCGAACTTCCGCAGCCCGGCGCACGAGCTGCAGCTGGCCGACTGGAACAAGTACCTGGGATTGAACCTGACCAGCGCCTTCCTGGTGACGCGCGCGCTGCTGCCGCGCCTGCTGGCCGCGCCGCGCGGCGGGACCATCGTCAACGTCTCGTCGGCGCGCGGGCTGATCGGCAGCCCCAGCACGCCGAGCTATTCGACCACCAAGGCGGGCCTGCTGGGCTTCACGCGCCAGCTCGCCGCCGAGTACGGCGACCGCGGGCTGCGCGTCAACGCGGTGTGCCCGGGGCTGGTGCTGACCGAGCGCATCGCCGCGCGCGGCATCGGCCCGGCCGAGGAGCGCCTGCGCGAGCGCGTGCTGGAAGGGCGCTTTGCCGAGCCGCACGAGATCGCCAACGCGATCGCCTTCCTCGCCTCGGACGCGGCCTCCTACATCACCGGCGTGACGCTGCCGATCGACGGCGGCTACGCCGCACGCTGA